A genomic region of Mesobacillus jeotgali contains the following coding sequences:
- a CDS encoding MDR family MFS transporter, protein MNKLKSYYRQFHPIVWVLLSGTVLARGSAFATLPFLAIYLSRNLDLHPVLIGITIGISPLSGVVGGFLGGHLSDRFGRKPVMIGSLFSMSLVYFGFMIAETPGWFIVLNALNGLSGSFFEPTGQALIADLTEKSKRMRAFSLRYTAINIGASVGPLLGAYLAVVSAKSAFMVTGIMYFIYVLILALMMKKYNLGNPASENASKVTIASSLKIIGKDKALRYLILGTIIINFGYSQMESNVPQYLESSIANGVFVYSVMLSINAVMVVLLQMPISHFAEKFKTMQVMMAGAVFLSVGMLAFGFVTGWYTGILAIVFITIGEILIFPSSSYLVDQLATDELRGTYFGAAQFRRIGHFLGPIAGGYLLNEAGGTVLFSFIALVVLGSILFFIQGNKIFIKTSPTVVKNL, encoded by the coding sequence ATGAATAAACTTAAAAGCTATTATCGGCAATTCCATCCGATTGTTTGGGTACTGCTGAGCGGAACAGTTCTCGCAAGGGGTTCAGCGTTCGCGACGCTGCCTTTTCTTGCAATCTATCTTTCAAGGAATCTCGATTTGCATCCAGTATTAATCGGGATTACGATTGGTATTAGCCCATTATCAGGAGTGGTCGGCGGTTTCCTGGGCGGCCATTTGTCTGACCGATTTGGCCGCAAGCCAGTGATGATTGGTTCATTGTTTTCGATGTCGCTCGTCTATTTCGGTTTTATGATCGCGGAAACTCCGGGATGGTTCATTGTATTAAATGCGTTAAATGGTTTGAGCGGGTCGTTTTTCGAGCCGACAGGCCAGGCACTGATTGCCGACCTGACGGAAAAAAGCAAACGCATGAGGGCATTCTCTCTAAGATATACGGCGATCAATATAGGAGCTTCGGTCGGACCGCTGCTCGGTGCCTATCTTGCAGTGGTTTCAGCTAAATCCGCTTTCATGGTAACAGGAATCATGTATTTCATTTATGTACTGATTCTGGCGCTGATGATGAAAAAGTACAATCTGGGGAATCCTGCGAGTGAAAATGCCTCTAAAGTAACGATTGCCAGCTCCTTGAAGATCATTGGCAAAGATAAAGCGTTAAGGTATTTGATTTTAGGAACAATCATCATTAACTTTGGTTATTCCCAAATGGAATCGAATGTCCCGCAATATCTGGAATCATCGATTGCGAACGGCGTATTCGTTTATTCAGTAATGTTGTCCATTAATGCGGTCATGGTCGTCCTGCTGCAAATGCCGATCAGCCACTTCGCCGAAAAATTTAAGACAATGCAGGTCATGATGGCAGGAGCCGTTTTTCTATCGGTAGGCATGCTGGCATTTGGATTTGTAACAGGATGGTACACTGGCATACTGGCAATTGTCTTCATCACAATAGGCGAAATTCTTATCTTCCCTTCAAGCAGCTATCTCGTCGATCAGCTCGCGACAGATGAACTGCGGGGAACATATTTCGGAGCAGCACAGTTCCGGAGAATTGGCCATTTTCTCGGGCCGATTGCCGGAGGTTATTTATTGAATGAAGCAGGAGGGACTGTATTATTCTCGTTCATAGCCTTGGTGGTGCTCGGAAGTATCCTGTTCTTCATTCAGGGAAACAAGATTTTTATAAAAACATCGCCCACAGTGGTGAAAAACTTATAA
- the nosD gene encoding nitrous oxide reductase family maturation protein NosD, whose product MWRLIRPFAFNFFLLLMLIPIHTDADEFKVEGGQSIQRAVDNAGNGDTILLSPGFYKESVVINKEVSIKGEEGAIIDGGGGGSVITVTASNVVIDGLTIQNSGSGQEDSGIYIEKSDKNVIQNNTMKNVQYGIYISNSFENQLLENSITSNNSHFSNRGNGIHMFKGGGHYLKGNEIANVQDGIYFDFTKDIKVSENHVSESRYGMHFMFSERILAERNHVEKNVTGFMVMDSAHIDFRENRVTDHFHFRGYGILIYETKNVQVEGNEILRNSTGLSLEYGVDTLINRNQIAANQVGLEFMGKNENNTFSENNFIGNVVQSKISGEDMRLDDGMKGNYWDDYSSFDLSGDGVGEEAYKAGSLYDRLLRKQPYWQFFFESPSIKLWTKAEALFPSFGAADVYDARPLVEPVTMLREAEQRSKDRMVPGVIGILFILFSIFVIVKGRKLR is encoded by the coding sequence ATGTGGAGGCTGATAAGGCCGTTTGCATTTAATTTCTTTTTGCTTCTAATGCTCATCCCCATTCATACCGATGCCGATGAGTTCAAAGTGGAGGGCGGCCAATCGATCCAAAGAGCTGTCGACAATGCCGGAAATGGGGATACCATTCTACTTTCTCCTGGATTTTACAAAGAAAGTGTCGTGATCAATAAGGAAGTCTCTATAAAAGGAGAAGAGGGAGCAATTATTGATGGCGGTGGAGGAGGGAGTGTCATCACGGTGACTGCTTCTAATGTAGTTATTGATGGTCTGACAATCCAGAATAGCGGTTCCGGCCAGGAGGACAGCGGAATTTACATTGAAAAATCCGACAAGAATGTCATACAAAACAATACGATGAAAAATGTCCAGTATGGAATTTATATATCCAACAGCTTTGAAAACCAACTGCTTGAAAATAGCATTACAAGCAACAATTCACATTTTTCCAATCGTGGGAACGGCATTCATATGTTCAAGGGAGGCGGTCATTATCTGAAAGGAAATGAAATCGCCAATGTACAGGATGGGATTTACTTTGATTTTACAAAAGACATCAAGGTGTCGGAGAATCATGTAAGTGAATCTCGCTATGGAATGCATTTTATGTTCAGTGAGAGGATCTTAGCTGAGAGAAATCATGTTGAAAAAAATGTGACAGGATTCATGGTGATGGATTCAGCTCATATTGACTTCAGAGAAAACAGGGTAACGGACCACTTTCATTTCCGCGGCTACGGAATATTGATTTATGAAACGAAGAATGTACAGGTTGAGGGCAATGAAATACTCAGGAACAGCACAGGTCTTTCCCTTGAATATGGGGTAGATACATTAATCAATAGGAATCAGATTGCCGCCAATCAGGTAGGTCTTGAATTCATGGGCAAGAATGAAAATAATACGTTTTCTGAAAACAATTTCATCGGAAATGTTGTCCAGTCGAAAATTTCCGGGGAAGATATGAGGCTGGATGATGGTATGAAGGGAAACTACTGGGATGATTACAGCAGTTTTGACCTTTCAGGTGATGGAGTGGGAGAAGAGGCTTACAAGGCAGGTTCTCTGTATGATCGCCTATTGAGGAAACAGCCGTACTGGCAATTCTTTTTTGAAAGTCCTTCGATCAAGCTGTGGACCAAGGCGGAGGCTTTATTTCCTTCTTTTGGTGCAGCAGATGTATATGATGCCCGCCCGCTGGTAGAACCGGTAACCATGCTTCGGGAAGCAGAACAGCGGAGCAAGGACCGAATGGTGCCAGGAGTAATAGGCATTTTGTTTATTTTGTTCTCGATATTCGTCATTGTGAAAGGAAGGAAACTGCGATGA
- a CDS encoding nitrous oxide reductase accessory protein NosL produces the protein MIKKLGILLIMSVGVVSGCSNSAMEPEEINPEIDVCEVCNMGVAHEHYATEVVTADGEIYKFDDIGCMDEFLEMEPLLKEESAAKKYVRDLDTGEWVELEKAYHAFHPDFWTPMANGVVSFKDKEGAEHYVEEQGMGEVLDYDSLKKHEWSWGQ, from the coding sequence ATGATTAAAAAGCTTGGAATATTGTTGATAATGTCTGTTGGGGTAGTGTCGGGCTGCAGCAACAGTGCAATGGAACCGGAGGAAATCAATCCGGAAATTGATGTGTGCGAGGTGTGCAATATGGGTGTTGCCCACGAACATTATGCTACTGAGGTTGTCACAGCCGATGGCGAAATATATAAGTTTGATGATATCGGCTGCATGGATGAATTCCTGGAAATGGAGCCATTGCTTAAGGAAGAAAGTGCAGCGAAAAAATATGTGCGTGACTTGGATACGGGAGAATGGGTTGAATTGGAGAAAGCCTACCATGCTTTTCATCCGGATTTTTGGACCCCGATGGCAAATGGTGTGGTTAGTTTCAAGGACAAAGAGGGCGCTGAACATTATGTTGAGGAACAGGGAATGGGAGAGGTGCTGGATTATGATTCATTAAAGAAACATGAGTGGAGCTGGGGGCAATGA
- a CDS encoding ABC transporter permease: MRYIARQQLTLMMRSHWLAGFGLLFSSLAVMVAFLGNTGGTGFDGFNRMTASLLNINLLLIPLLSLLIGSLFLSGEKEDRGLTLLLTYPISPWAVILGKYAGLFIAVWSVLTFGYGSALLVIFFVGGGVSVSLLVLFYVYSILLAAIFLSLAMMIGIMAKTRFQALGISLIVWAFLVLFYEFIIMGLSMFMMKQWLLPMLTVSIFLNPLELIRVQSILSLDGASVFGPRLYDLTIWADGLIGKTLYILAVLLWTILPVLYSVYRIKRGIEDE; this comes from the coding sequence ATGAGGTACATCGCGAGGCAGCAGTTGACCTTGATGATGAGAAGCCATTGGCTTGCCGGCTTTGGCTTATTGTTTTCATCCCTGGCCGTGATGGTCGCATTTCTGGGCAACACAGGAGGAACAGGGTTTGACGGGTTTAACAGGATGACGGCCAGCTTGCTGAATATCAATTTACTGCTGATTCCTTTGCTGTCTTTGCTGATCGGCAGCTTGTTTTTGTCGGGTGAAAAGGAAGATCGCGGGCTAACGCTGCTGCTGACATATCCCATTTCACCATGGGCTGTTATTCTTGGGAAGTATGCAGGTCTGTTTATTGCAGTCTGGTCTGTATTGACATTTGGGTATGGTTCAGCATTGCTCGTCATCTTTTTCGTTGGCGGGGGAGTCTCTGTTTCTTTGCTGGTATTATTTTATGTGTATTCGATACTGCTGGCGGCCATTTTCCTGTCGCTGGCAATGATGATTGGCATAATGGCCAAAACTCGGTTCCAGGCGCTGGGGATAAGCTTGATTGTCTGGGCCTTCCTTGTGCTTTTCTATGAATTTATCATTATGGGGTTGAGCATGTTCATGATGAAGCAATGGCTTCTGCCAATGCTGACTGTGTCCATCTTTCTCAATCCGCTAGAGTTGATCCGTGTCCAGTCAATTTTGTCGCTGGATGGAGCCTCGGTATTCGGGCCTCGATTATATGATTTAACCATCTGGGCAGATGGGTTGATTGGCAAGACGCTATATATTCTTGCTGTTTTGCTTTGGACTATATTGCCTGTCCTATACTCTGTGTACAGGATTAAACGGGGGATTGAGGATGAATAG
- a CDS encoding ABC transporter ATP-binding protein, with translation MNSKEWIRVEGLAKHYSPTKKITGISFSIDKPEIFALCGGNGAGKSTLIKMLTGIMKPTAGMVVMEGKKVEPQSRGFKKLFSYMPDEMLFPRQLTGLEVLIFFARLRGISDEKVTEALHQVGLFDVRNMQIKQYSKGMQQRLSLAQALLPDVPLRILDEPTNGLDPLWVYRFKEIIQEEKRQGRTIFFTTHILSLVEELADRAAFMQEGNLQYCDSVESLVQKNGVYTPLEKVFFN, from the coding sequence ATGAATAGCAAAGAATGGATAAGGGTAGAAGGATTGGCAAAACACTATAGCCCGACAAAGAAGATTACTGGTATCAGCTTCTCAATCGACAAGCCTGAAATCTTTGCACTCTGTGGTGGAAACGGTGCAGGCAAGAGTACATTGATCAAAATGCTTACAGGGATTATGAAGCCGACTGCGGGCATGGTAGTTATGGAAGGTAAGAAAGTTGAACCGCAAAGTAGAGGGTTTAAAAAACTATTTTCATATATGCCGGATGAAATGCTCTTTCCACGCCAGTTGACGGGGTTGGAAGTTTTGATTTTTTTTGCGAGGTTAAGAGGAATAAGTGATGAAAAAGTGACTGAAGCTCTTCACCAGGTTGGTTTGTTCGATGTAAGGAATATGCAGATTAAACAATATTCTAAAGGAATGCAGCAGCGGCTTTCGCTTGCGCAGGCTCTGTTGCCGGATGTTCCTCTGCGAATACTCGATGAACCAACCAATGGTCTCGATCCACTCTGGGTGTACCGCTTCAAGGAAATAATCCAGGAAGAAAAACGCCAGGGCAGGACGATTTTCTTTACCACCCATATCCTTAGCCTGGTCGAGGAATTGGCAGACAGAGCTGCGTTCATGCAGGAGGGCAATCTGCAATATTGTGATTCAGTTGAATCACTTGTACAAAAAAACGGTGTCTATACTCCACTTGAAAAGGTCTTCTTCAATTAA
- a CDS encoding nitrous oxide reductase accessory protein NosL — MKKLFAIMVALFLMIIVSACGDEAAENEQKDGQETAATEVKHDDDDHADGPHEPGDDDVCAFCNMKVYPEADPMGVFTAQAKTKDGEYVFFDDSGCLLNITRRDDVEFEEKWVRDYITAEWVEADSAIPVKADLKTPMKYGYAFFKDNESAEKFISENSGKNPAIATWEQIDLIANERYIKKMKMNSDSMDKDQESEMDGESEEESGH; from the coding sequence TTGAAGAAATTATTTGCTATCATGGTGGCATTATTTTTAATGATAATCGTTTCTGCCTGCGGAGATGAAGCAGCTGAAAATGAACAAAAAGATGGTCAGGAAACTGCAGCAACTGAAGTGAAACACGATGATGATGACCATGCAGATGGGCCTCATGAACCAGGCGATGACGATGTCTGCGCATTCTGCAACATGAAGGTATATCCGGAAGCTGATCCAATGGGAGTTTTCACCGCACAGGCCAAAACGAAAGACGGAGAGTATGTATTCTTTGATGACTCAGGCTGTCTATTGAATATCACCAGACGTGATGATGTAGAATTTGAAGAGAAATGGGTCCGTGATTATATAACAGCAGAATGGGTCGAGGCTGATTCTGCGATTCCTGTAAAAGCAGACCTTAAAACACCTATGAAATACGGCTACGCATTCTTTAAAGACAACGAAAGCGCCGAGAAATTCATTTCAGAAAACAGCGGCAAGAATCCTGCCATTGCAACATGGGAACAAATCGACCTAATTGCAAACGAACGCTATATAAAAAAAATGAAGATGAATAGCGACAGCATGGATAAGGACCAGGAGAGCGAAATGGATGGTGAAAGCGAAGAAGAAAGCGGTCATTAA
- a CDS encoding helix-turn-helix domain-containing protein yields MKVGETIKSLRLEKKYSISELSEKANVSKSYLSYIERGIQGNPSLQVLSRLADNLDTTVEYLMGQQNMKAARMSVDEEWVGLVDEAIKNGISKEDFAYYLDFMKFKSRRKQD; encoded by the coding sequence ATGAAGGTTGGAGAGACAATTAAAAGCTTAAGGCTTGAAAAAAAGTATTCAATTAGTGAACTCTCTGAAAAAGCGAATGTTTCCAAATCCTATCTCAGTTACATCGAAAGAGGGATTCAGGGAAATCCATCGTTACAGGTATTGTCCCGCCTTGCAGATAACCTTGATACAACTGTAGAGTATTTGATGGGACAGCAAAACATGAAAGCTGCCAGGATGTCTGTTGATGAGGAATGGGTTGGACTTGTTGATGAAGCTATAAAAAACGGAATCAGCAAAGAAGATTTTGCTTATTATCTGGATTTCATGAAGTTTAAGAGCAGGAGAAAACAGGATTAG
- a CDS encoding anti-repressor SinI family protein, giving the protein MIKEQVIFEELDTEWMQLIMEALEMGINKEEIREFLTKTNK; this is encoded by the coding sequence TTGATTAAAGAGCAGGTAATTTTCGAAGAACTGGATACGGAATGGATGCAGCTTATAATGGAAGCATTAGAAATGGGAATTAACAAAGAAGAAATCAGGGAGTTTTTAACGAAGACAAACAAGTAG
- a CDS encoding helix-turn-helix domain-containing protein: MIGERVKKLRQEKRMSLSELAEQAGVAKSYLSSLERNLQTNPSIQFLEKIAGVLNVPVDHLIHEQPDKENMDSDWVNLVKEAMDSGITKDQFREFLEFNKWRLHNK, from the coding sequence GTGATCGGTGAACGCGTCAAGAAACTTCGACAAGAAAAAAGGATGTCCTTATCTGAACTGGCAGAGCAAGCTGGCGTGGCAAAATCATATTTGAGCTCATTGGAGCGAAACCTTCAAACAAATCCTTCAATCCAATTTTTAGAAAAAATAGCAGGAGTATTGAATGTACCAGTAGACCATCTAATCCATGAACAACCTGACAAAGAAAATATGGATTCCGATTGGGTCAACCTTGTAAAAGAAGCAATGGATTCAGGCATCACAAAAGACCAGTTCCGTGAGTTCCTGGAGTTCAATAAATGGAGACTCCACAATAAATAA
- the treR gene encoding trehalose operon repressor translates to MQKKYLLIYEEISKQIQEGHYPPKTILPSENEFADMYQTSRETIRKALNLLAQNGFIQKIRGKGSLVLDLKRHQFPISGLISFKELAENMGGKAKTTVEEFKLELAGRDIARELNVEDAEKVWKVKRVRHIDEERVILDKDFLVEKHVPGLSRVTCENSIFEYIEGKLEKKISFAKKEFTVEEPNAEDRKLLDMEGFNAIVIVKNYIYFDDATLFQYTESRHRPDKFRFVDFARRMDTQQSL, encoded by the coding sequence ATGCAGAAGAAATATTTATTAATCTATGAAGAGATTTCGAAACAGATACAGGAAGGACATTATCCTCCTAAAACGATTTTGCCATCAGAAAATGAATTTGCGGATATGTACCAAACGTCCAGGGAAACCATCCGCAAGGCACTGAATCTTCTTGCGCAAAATGGGTTTATCCAAAAAATTCGAGGAAAGGGTTCACTTGTGCTGGATTTGAAAAGACATCAGTTTCCGATTTCCGGATTGATCAGTTTTAAAGAACTTGCGGAGAACATGGGAGGAAAAGCCAAAACGACTGTTGAAGAGTTTAAACTCGAGTTGGCAGGCCGGGATATTGCCAGGGAATTGAATGTTGAGGATGCTGAAAAGGTTTGGAAGGTCAAAAGAGTAAGGCATATTGATGAAGAACGAGTTATCCTCGACAAGGATTTTCTCGTAGAAAAGCATGTGCCAGGACTGTCACGTGTAACTTGTGAAAACTCGATATTTGAGTATATTGAAGGGAAGTTGGAGAAAAAAATCAGCTTTGCGAAGAAAGAATTCACAGTTGAGGAGCCAAATGCCGAGGACAGAAAGCTCCTAGATATGGAGGGGTTCAATGCGATTGTCATCGTGAAAAACTATATTTATTTTGATGACGCTACACTGTTCCAATATACCGAGTCAAGGCACCGCCCTGACAAGTTCCGTTTCGTTGATTTTGCCAGACGGATGGATACCCAACAGTCTCTATAA
- a CDS encoding late competence development ComFB family protein: MKFSYVNVMEEVVSTLVNVLMMSPDYQTFCNCQKCRNDIIAISLNTLPSHYVTTEDGRKMVYEQLNTQENRAWINKRIISAIHLVGKYPKH, encoded by the coding sequence ATGAAATTTAGTTATGTCAATGTAATGGAAGAGGTCGTTTCCACGCTTGTCAATGTGCTGATGATGAGCCCTGATTACCAGACCTTCTGTAATTGCCAGAAGTGCCGGAACGATATCATCGCCATCAGCCTGAACACTCTTCCAAGTCACTACGTCACTACAGAAGATGGCCGGAAGATGGTTTACGAACAACTTAATACCCAGGAAAACAGAGCCTGGATCAATAAAAGGATCATCAGCGCCATCCATCTTGTCGGCAAATATCCGAAGCATTAA
- a CDS encoding type 1 glutamine amidotransferase domain-containing protein — protein sequence MGKKIACLITDLFEDVEYLEPSRAFTEAGHEVVTIEKEQGKTVTGKQEKAEVKINESIDNVKPEDFDALFIPGGFSPDQLREDERFVQFAKAFMDEKKPVFAICHGPQLLLTAKTLEGRGATGYKSIRVDMEYAGAKYMDKEVMVCCNQLVTSREPKDIPAFNREALKVLQ from the coding sequence ATGGGTAAAAAAATTGCCTGTTTAATAACAGATTTATTTGAAGATGTCGAATATCTGGAGCCATCCCGTGCTTTCACCGAAGCAGGCCATGAAGTAGTGACGATTGAAAAAGAACAAGGGAAGACCGTAACGGGAAAGCAGGAAAAAGCCGAGGTGAAAATTAATGAAAGCATCGATAACGTCAAGCCGGAAGATTTCGATGCACTATTCATCCCTGGAGGATTCTCTCCGGACCAGTTGCGTGAAGACGAGAGATTCGTCCAATTTGCAAAGGCATTCATGGACGAGAAGAAACCTGTCTTCGCCATCTGCCATGGACCACAACTGCTGCTTACCGCAAAAACGCTTGAAGGCAGAGGAGCCACGGGCTATAAGTCCATCCGCGTCGACATGGAATATGCCGGAGCAAAATACATGGATAAAGAAGTCATGGTTTGCTGTAATCAGCTTGTCACCAGCAGGGAACCGAAAGATATTCCGGCATTCAATCGCGAAGCACTAAAAGTGTTGCAATAA
- the map gene encoding type I methionyl aminopeptidase: MIVLKSAREIENMKAAGELLASVHRKLRKLIKPGVTTWEIDQFVEEYLKKHGATPQQKGYRNYQYATCASINDEVCHGFPRKGALNDGDIVTIDMVVNLNGALADSAWSYAVGNVSEQSQKLLEVTKEALYRGIAVSVPGNRIGDIGHAIQSYVEGEGFSVVREFIGHGIGSVIHEKPDIPHYGLPGKGPRLKEGMVFTIEPMVNIGEWKTKMDSNGWTARTVDGKLSAQYEHTIAITKDGPVILTEQD; this comes from the coding sequence ATGATTGTTTTAAAATCGGCACGTGAGATTGAAAATATGAAGGCAGCGGGCGAGCTGCTCGCTTCCGTGCATAGAAAGTTGCGCAAATTGATCAAGCCGGGCGTAACCACCTGGGAAATTGACCAGTTTGTCGAGGAGTATTTAAAAAAACACGGAGCCACTCCACAGCAGAAGGGCTACCGTAATTATCAATATGCAACATGCGCCAGCATCAATGATGAGGTGTGCCACGGCTTTCCTCGGAAAGGGGCGCTGAACGATGGCGATATTGTCACGATAGATATGGTCGTCAACTTGAATGGCGCGCTGGCTGATTCGGCTTGGAGCTACGCAGTTGGAAATGTGAGCGAACAATCACAAAAGCTGCTTGAAGTGACAAAAGAGGCATTGTATCGTGGCATTGCTGTCTCCGTACCTGGAAACCGGATTGGCGATATTGGCCATGCGATCCAATCATATGTGGAGGGAGAAGGTTTTTCGGTTGTCCGTGAATTTATCGGCCACGGAATCGGCTCAGTGATCCATGAAAAGCCTGATATTCCGCACTATGGTCTGCCAGGCAAGGGGCCAAGGCTGAAAGAAGGCATGGTATTTACCATCGAACCAATGGTTAATATCGGCGAATGGAAGACGAAGATGGATTCTAACGGCTGGACAGCAAGAACAGTAGACGGCAAGCTGTCCGCGCAGTATGAACATACAATTGCGATCACCAAAGATGGTCCGGTCATTTTGACGGAACAGGATTAA
- a CDS encoding MurR/RpiR family transcriptional regulator gives MASELNGQNVIVKIKAVYSSLSSKEKAVADYILTNPKEIIHLSITEFSENASVAEATIFRFCKRLGFRGYQAFKIALASEVVEPIKNIHEEIKEEDQVVTLAEKVFAGHIEAMKGTLNLLDEKVLESIIDVLAKATRIDFYGSGGSSAIALDAYHKFLRTGINCNAHSDGHQQIISAALLGPGQAAVGISHSGSNKDVIEALRIAKANGAATIAITSHFKSPLSKEADYVLYTTSRETLFRSEALASRLVQLSLIDVLHVAVSVRRQEQTLDNLQKIREAISIKRY, from the coding sequence ATGGCCAGTGAACTTAATGGGCAAAATGTCATCGTTAAGATTAAAGCCGTCTACTCGTCGCTTTCCTCGAAGGAGAAGGCGGTAGCGGATTATATATTGACCAATCCGAAGGAAATCATCCATTTATCAATCACCGAGTTTTCAGAGAATGCATCTGTCGCGGAGGCAACCATTTTCCGTTTTTGCAAAAGGCTTGGATTCAGGGGTTATCAAGCCTTTAAAATTGCGCTTGCGAGTGAAGTTGTGGAACCGATCAAGAATATTCACGAAGAAATTAAGGAAGAAGATCAAGTTGTTACTCTTGCAGAAAAGGTTTTTGCCGGGCATATCGAGGCAATGAAAGGAACGCTTAATCTTCTGGATGAAAAGGTTCTTGAGAGCATTATTGATGTGCTTGCAAAGGCAACGCGGATCGATTTTTACGGATCAGGTGGTTCGTCGGCAATCGCACTCGATGCCTATCATAAATTTCTGCGGACAGGCATCAATTGCAATGCCCACAGTGACGGACACCAGCAAATCATTTCTGCAGCGCTGCTCGGTCCTGGTCAGGCGGCCGTTGGCATTTCACATAGCGGCAGCAATAAAGATGTCATAGAAGCTCTAAGGATTGCAAAAGCTAATGGAGCAGCGACAATCGCTATTACTAGTCACTTTAAGTCTCCATTATCCAAGGAAGCAGATTACGTTTTGTACACGACTTCGCGAGAAACACTATTCAGATCTGAGGCATTAGCATCAAGGCTGGTACAATTAAGTTTGATCGATGTGCTACATGTAGCGGTTTCAGTACGCAGGCAGGAACAAACTCTAGACAACTTGCAAAAAATAAGAGAAGCGATTTCGATAAAAAGATATTAA